Proteins encoded in a region of the Ornithodoros turicata isolate Travis chromosome 3, ASM3712646v1, whole genome shotgun sequence genome:
- the LOC135389320 gene encoding uncharacterized protein LOC135389320, with product MLWVRHVKREVYPEETFAVSRNEEIAKQSKLLKLNPFLDENGVMRLTGRLQCSDYPEDIKYPILLSMKHTLSKLIVQNAHELTLHGGVQLTLSTLREKWWIVQASQIVNSIIHDCTVCVRFRATRITAPTAPLPDVPTNPTHPFETTGVDFAGPLYIKDSKGYESSSK from the coding sequence ATGTTATGGGTGAGACATGTCAAACGTGAAGTCTACCCCGAAGAGACGTTCGCAGTCAGTCGCAACGAGGAAATTGCCAAACAATCGAAGCTTCTGAAGCTGAATCCGTTTCTCGATGAAAATGGAGTGATGCGGCTTACGGGCAGACTACAGTGCTCGGACTACCCTGAAGATATCAAGTATCCCATTCTGCTATCAATGAAGCACACGCTATCCAAGCTGATTGTTCAGAATGCACATGAACTAACGCTACATGGAGGGGTACAACTGACATTGTCGACCTTGCGAGAGAAGTGGTGGATAGTCCAGGCCAGCCAGATTGTGAACTCGATCATACACGACTGCACCGTATGCGTAAGGTTTCGTGCTACTCGAATCACAGCGCCAACTGCGCCTTTGCCAGATGTTCCGACAAACCCGACTCACCCCTTTGAGACCACAGGTGTCGACTTTGCGGGACCGTTGTACATCAAAGATAGTAAAGGTTACGAATCCTCCTCTAAGTAA